The proteins below come from a single Agrobacterium vitis genomic window:
- a CDS encoding outer membrane protein assembly factor BamD → MSEVKSSMINKSARMLAVCLSIAGVAPLLSACNTDKDIDITKLGAETDPPETLYNQGLANIKAGNLAEASRKFDAVDKQNPFSDWSQKALVMSTFVKYRQGKYTEAISTGTRYMTLYPSTKDSAYVQYLIGLSNWRQIPNVTQDQKFSSRTLEAMDKVVKNYPTSEYVSDAQEKMRFARDQLAGKEMQIGRYYLERKEYLASIQRFRNVVEQYPTTNQIEEALSRLVEAYYAMGVVQEAQTAAAVLGHNYPDSKWYKDSFELLKTGGLEPREAQESWISRAGKKILGSS, encoded by the coding sequence ATGAGTGAAGTGAAGTCTTCCATGATCAACAAATCAGCGCGGATGCTTGCCGTTTGCCTGTCTATCGCCGGCGTTGCGCCGCTGCTCAGCGCCTGCAATACCGACAAGGATATCGATATTACCAAGCTCGGCGCTGAGACCGATCCGCCGGAGACGCTCTATAATCAGGGTCTGGCCAATATCAAGGCGGGCAATCTTGCTGAAGCGTCGCGTAAGTTCGACGCCGTCGACAAGCAGAACCCGTTCTCAGACTGGTCGCAGAAGGCGCTTGTCATGAGCACCTTCGTCAAATACCGCCAGGGCAAATATACCGAGGCCATCTCGACCGGCACGCGCTACATGACGCTGTATCCGTCGACCAAGGATTCGGCCTATGTGCAATATCTGATCGGCCTGTCCAACTGGCGCCAGATCCCCAACGTCACCCAGGACCAGAAATTCTCGTCCAGAACGCTTGAGGCGATGGACAAGGTGGTCAAGAATTACCCGACGTCTGAATATGTGTCCGACGCTCAGGAAAAGATGCGCTTTGCCCGCGACCAGCTGGCCGGCAAGGAAATGCAGATCGGCCGCTATTATCTGGAGCGCAAGGAATACCTGGCCTCGATCCAGCGGTTCCGCAATGTGGTTGAGCAATATCCGACGACCAACCAGATCGAGGAAGCGCTGTCGCGTCTCGTGGAAGCCTATTATGCCATGGGTGTGGTGCAGGAAGCGCAGACGGCCGCGGCCGTGCTTGGTCACAACTATCCTGACAGCAAATGGTACAAGGATAGTTTCGAACTGCTGAAAACCGGTGGTCTTGAGCCGCGGGAAGCCCAGGAGAGCTGGATTTCCAGAGCCGGCAAGAAGATTCTGGGCTCATCCTGA
- the recN gene encoding DNA repair protein RecN — protein MLVQLSIRDIVLIERLDLDFSAGLSVLTGETGAGKSILLDSLSLALGGRGDGSLVRHGEDKGQVTAVFDVAISHPARIMLRENGIDDDGDLIFRRVQSADGRTRAYVNDQPISVQLMRQAGQYLVEIHGQHDDRALVDTAAHRLLLDAFAGLTEEAQALGESYRLWREAERAFKIHKAKVEAAAREADYLRASVEELEGLSPQDGEEEDLAERRSRMQKSERIAGDIAEASEFLNGNASPVPMIASLMRRLERKSGEAPGLLEDTVSLLGTALDTLSSAQMEVESALRRTEFDPRELERVEERLFALRAAGRKYSVAVADLPALAEKMITDLADLDAGEEKLGALEKAVAETKAVYFASAQSLSQKRQNAASSLAEAVMEELPALKLERARFMVEVTADADNATADGIDLVEFHVQTNPGTRPGPIMKVASGGELSRFLLALKVALADRGSAPTLVFDEIDTGVGGAVADAIGQRLKRLSERVQVLSVTHAPQVAARAATHLLISKGPASGNAEKIATQVAMIGPDHRREEIARMLAGASVTDEARAAAAKLLAGDH, from the coding sequence ATGCTCGTCCAGCTTTCGATCCGCGACATCGTCTTGATCGAGCGGCTCGACCTTGACTTTTCGGCCGGTCTGTCTGTGCTGACCGGCGAAACGGGGGCGGGGAAATCCATTCTGCTCGACAGTCTGTCGCTGGCCCTTGGTGGGCGCGGCGATGGCTCCCTTGTGCGTCATGGCGAAGACAAGGGGCAGGTGACAGCGGTGTTCGATGTCGCCATCAGCCATCCTGCCCGCATCATGCTGCGCGAAAACGGCATCGATGACGATGGCGATCTGATTTTCCGCCGGGTGCAATCCGCCGATGGCCGCACCCGTGCCTATGTCAACGACCAGCCGATCAGTGTGCAGCTGATGCGCCAGGCCGGGCAATATCTGGTCGAAATCCATGGACAGCATGATGACCGGGCGCTGGTGGATACCGCCGCCCACCGCCTGCTGCTGGACGCCTTTGCGGGGCTGACCGAAGAAGCGCAGGCGCTGGGCGAAAGCTATCGCCTTTGGCGTGAGGCCGAGCGCGCCTTCAAAATCCACAAGGCCAAGGTCGAGGCTGCAGCCCGCGAGGCGGATTACCTGCGCGCCTCGGTCGAGGAGTTGGAAGGCCTGAGCCCACAGGATGGCGAGGAAGAGGATCTGGCTGAGCGCCGCTCCCGGATGCAGAAATCCGAGCGGATCGCTGGCGATATCGCCGAAGCCAGTGAATTCCTGAATGGCAATGCTTCGCCCGTGCCGATGATCGCCTCGCTGATGCGCCGCCTGGAGCGCAAGAGCGGCGAAGCCCCCGGTCTGCTGGAGGACACAGTCAGCCTGCTAGGCACGGCATTGGACACCTTGTCGAGCGCCCAGATGGAGGTCGAATCGGCGCTGCGCCGCACCGAGTTCGATCCACGCGAGCTGGAGCGCGTCGAGGAACGGCTGTTTGCGCTGCGGGCCGCAGGCCGCAAATATTCTGTCGCTGTAGCAGACCTTCCGGCCCTTGCCGAAAAGATGATCACCGATCTGGCCGATCTCGATGCCGGTGAGGAAAAACTCGGCGCGTTGGAAAAGGCTGTGGCCGAAACCAAGGCTGTGTATTTCGCCAGTGCGCAATCCCTGTCGCAGAAGCGCCAGAATGCAGCCTCTTCGCTGGCTGAAGCCGTTATGGAGGAATTACCGGCGCTGAAACTGGAGCGCGCCCGTTTCATGGTCGAGGTGACAGCGGATGCTGATAATGCCACCGCTGATGGCATCGATCTGGTCGAATTCCACGTGCAGACCAATCCCGGCACACGGCCCGGCCCGATCATGAAAGTCGCCTCTGGTGGCGAGCTGTCGCGGTTTCTGCTGGCGCTGAAAGTGGCGCTGGCCGATCGCGGCTCCGCCCCGACACTTGTGTTCGACGAAATCGATACCGGCGTCGGCGGGGCTGTGGCCGATGCCATTGGCCAGCGGCTGAAACGGCTGTCGGAGCGTGTCCAGGTCCTGTCGGTGACCCATGCCCCACAGGTGGCCGCCCGCGCTGCCACGCATCTGCTGATCTCCAAGGGACCGGCCAGCGGCAACGCAGAAAAGATCGCCACCCAAGTGGCGATGATCGGCCCCGACCACCGCCGCGAGGAAATCGCCCGGATGCTGGCAGGCGCTTCGGTGACGGATGAGGCAAGAGCAGCGGCGGCCAAGCTTCTGGCCGGAGACCATTGA
- a CDS encoding phospholipase D-like domain-containing protein, whose translation MLDLISHYWPHLLAVISTVMGTVAAVHAAMTKRDVRSALSWVGVIILSPIIGTLIYALAGINRVRRASYMARRALRRSQMDGILAHYAVPEGEVKAKFGGRLEALRHLGERVTRHPLTSGNRLTPLASGDEAYDAMCAAIDAAQHSILLETYIFDRDSVGLRIADCLIAARKRGVEVRVLIDAVGARYSVPSIVGYLADGDITVASFNGKVIVGLRLPYANLRTHRKILVVDGAVGFFGGMNIREAFVGPNAARDTHFHVTGPVVAELFSVAADDWHFETDEALNGEAWQLHLAAGEAGETPYARAVVSGPDAHLESNHRVLTGAFSVAERSIRILSPYFLPDNIFLSALATAARRGVAVEIIVPSKNNLAVVSHAMTAQFEQIIRDGCRIFRSTGPFDHSKLLVIDDKWAFVGSSNLDARSLRLNFEIDLEVYDDDFAAFVARRMDESREGAEEVTLESLHARPFLLKLMQRVLWLGSLAL comes from the coding sequence ATGCTCGACCTTATTTCCCATTATTGGCCGCATCTTCTTGCCGTGATTTCCACTGTAATGGGGACGGTGGCTGCCGTGCATGCGGCGATGACCAAGCGTGATGTGCGTTCGGCGCTGTCCTGGGTCGGGGTTATCATCCTGTCGCCGATTATCGGTACGCTGATCTATGCGCTGGCGGGGATCAACCGTGTGCGCCGCGCCTCCTATATGGCGCGCCGGGCATTGCGCCGTAGCCAGATGGACGGCATTCTCGCCCATTATGCCGTGCCGGAAGGCGAGGTGAAGGCAAAATTCGGCGGGCGCTTGGAAGCGCTGCGGCATCTGGGCGAGCGTGTCACCCGCCATCCGCTGACATCCGGCAATCGCCTGACACCGCTTGCCAGCGGCGATGAGGCCTATGACGCCATGTGCGCGGCCATAGATGCTGCGCAGCATAGTATCCTGTTAGAAACCTATATTTTCGACAGGGACAGCGTTGGCCTGCGCATTGCCGATTGCCTGATTGCGGCGCGCAAGCGGGGCGTTGAAGTGCGGGTGCTGATTGATGCGGTGGGCGCACGCTATAGTGTGCCGAGCATTGTCGGCTATCTCGCCGATGGCGACATCACGGTCGCGTCCTTCAACGGCAAGGTCATTGTCGGCTTGAGACTGCCCTATGCCAATTTGCGCACCCATCGCAAGATCCTGGTGGTGGATGGCGCAGTCGGCTTTTTCGGCGGCATGAATATCCGCGAGGCCTTTGTGGGTCCGAATGCGGCCCGCGACACGCATTTTCACGTCACCGGGCCTGTCGTGGCCGAACTGTTTTCGGTGGCTGCCGACGACTGGCATTTCGAGACCGACGAGGCCCTGAACGGCGAAGCCTGGCAATTGCATCTTGCTGCCGGTGAGGCCGGCGAGACGCCTTACGCCCGCGCCGTGGTATCCGGTCCGGATGCGCATCTGGAAAGCAATCACCGGGTGCTCACAGGAGCATTTTCCGTCGCCGAGCGCTCCATCCGCATCCTGTCGCCTTATTTCCTGCCGGACAATATTTTTCTGTCGGCACTGGCGACGGCGGCCCGGCGCGGGGTGGCGGTGGAAATCATTGTACCCTCGAAAAACAATCTGGCTGTCGTCAGCCATGCGATGACCGCGCAATTCGAACAGATCATTCGCGATGGCTGCCGGATTTTTCGCTCAACCGGGCCGTTCGATCATTCGAAACTGCTTGTCATCGATGATAAATGGGCCTTTGTCGGTTCATCCAATCTCGACGCCCGGTCGCTCAGGCTGAATTTCGAAATCGACCTGGAAGTCTATGATGATGATTTCGCCGCCTTCGTGGCGCGACGCATGGATGAAAGCCGGGAAGGGGCCGAGGAAGTGACGCTGGAAAGCTTGCATGCCCGCCCGTTCCTGTTGAAACTGATGCAAAGAGTGCTTTGGCTGGGCTCTCTGGCTTTGTAA
- a CDS encoding endonuclease/exonuclease/phosphatase family protein translates to MKKQTHTLRAQMLTSLRNRRSRPTSPINGERPAGSPGLLVASYNVHKCVGVDGRFDPERVLHVIREIGPDVIALQEADQRFGDRIGLLDLARLQGEAGLTRMPVAGLPKSHGWRGNVLLFREGVVRNVHPFVLPGLEPRGAVVAEIDLDGGRELRIIAAHLGLLRWARRQQADFILKLMRERADCPTVLMGDFNEWRVGPGSALTRFESLFGPLPPPVPSFPARLPVLALDRIMTNRPGLIADMQVHDSPLARLASDHLPLKAWIDLDKTVEAVG, encoded by the coding sequence ATGAAAAAGCAAACCCATACTCTGCGTGCGCAAATGCTGACATCTCTGCGCAATCGCCGCAGCCGTCCTACCTCGCCCATCAATGGGGAGCGGCCCGCTGGCTCGCCGGGGCTGCTTGTCGCCTCCTATAATGTCCATAAATGTGTGGGCGTCGATGGCCGGTTCGATCCGGAACGGGTGCTGCATGTGATCCGCGAGATCGGCCCTGACGTGATCGCCCTTCAGGAGGCCGATCAGCGGTTTGGCGACCGTATCGGGCTGCTTGATCTCGCCCGCTTGCAGGGTGAGGCTGGCCTGACCCGTATGCCAGTGGCGGGCCTGCCGAAAAGCCATGGCTGGCGCGGCAATGTACTGCTGTTTCGCGAAGGCGTGGTGCGTAATGTCCATCCTTTCGTGCTGCCGGGGCTGGAGCCACGCGGCGCGGTGGTGGCGGAAATCGATCTCGATGGCGGGCGTGAACTCAGGATCATTGCTGCCCATCTCGGCCTGTTGCGCTGGGCGCGGCGTCAGCAGGCGGATTTCATCCTGAAGCTGATGCGCGAGCGGGCCGATTGCCCGACCGTGCTGATGGGGGATTTCAACGAGTGGCGTGTCGGGCCAGGCTCGGCGCTCACCCGTTTTGAGTCGCTGTTCGGCCCGCTGCCACCGCCTGTTCCCAGCTTTCCGGCCCGGCTGCCGGTTCTCGCACTGGACCGGATTATGACCAACCGCCCCGGCCTGATTGCTGACATGCAGGTGCATGACAGTCCGCTGGCGCGGCTTGCCTCCGACCATCTGCCGCTGAAAGCGTGGATCGATCTGGACAAGACGGTAGAAGCTGTCGGATGA
- the ligA gene encoding NAD-dependent DNA ligase LigA, whose translation MADALIPVEDLSEEQAGQELIRLAAAIAHHDALYHGNDQPEISDADYDALKRRNDAIEARFPTLVRSDSPSQRVGAAPAGIFSQITHARPMLSLDNTFSDEDVADFVASVYRFLGVMPDNSIAFTAEPKIDGLSMSIRYENRKLKTAATRGDGTTGENVTANILTIKDIPTELPADAPDVVEVRGEVYMAKSDFLALNAQMEAEGKQTYVNPRNTAAGSLRQLDAKVTASRKLKFFAYAWGEMSTMPSDTQSGMVETFRRWGFPVNPLTRRLTSVEEIIAHYRDIGLQRADLDYDIDGVVYKVDRLDLQARLGFRSRSPRWATAHKFPAEQAFTKVEAIDIQVGRTGALTPVARLEPITVGGVVVTNATLHNADYIEGIGNGGERIRPEGHDIRIGDTVIVQRAGDVIPQVLDVVLEKRPETSAKYEFPKTCPVCGSHAVREKNDKTGKLDSVTRCTGGFVCSAQAKEHIKHFVSRNAFDIEGLGTKQVDFFFDSEDPALMIRTAPDIFTLKQRQEASSLTRLENIDGFGRVSVRKLFDAIDARREIALNRFIFALGIRHVGETTAKLLARSYGSYATFAEAMQEAAPKFGEAWNELNSIDGIGEVVAASMVEFFKEPRNLEVVSRLLKEVTPRDAEAVTASNSPVTGKTVVFTGSLERFTRDEAKARAESLGAKVAGSVSKKTDYLVAGPGAGSKLDKAREVGVTVMTEDEWLALIGG comes from the coding sequence ATGGCGGATGCATTGATCCCGGTCGAAGACCTCAGCGAAGAGCAGGCCGGGCAGGAACTCATCCGGTTGGCCGCCGCTATTGCCCATCATGATGCGCTTTATCACGGTAACGACCAGCCGGAAATTTCCGATGCTGATTACGATGCCTTGAAGCGGCGCAACGATGCCATCGAGGCGCGGTTTCCGACTTTGGTGCGCAGCGATAGTCCGTCGCAGCGGGTGGGTGCGGCACCTGCCGGGATTTTCTCGCAGATCACCCATGCAAGGCCGATGCTGTCGCTGGACAACACGTTTTCCGATGAGGATGTGGCGGATTTCGTGGCCTCGGTTTACCGCTTTCTGGGCGTGATGCCGGATAATTCCATTGCCTTTACAGCCGAACCGAAGATCGATGGTCTGTCGATGTCGATCCGCTATGAGAACCGCAAACTCAAGACAGCGGCGACGCGCGGCGATGGCACGACGGGCGAAAATGTCACTGCCAATATCCTGACCATCAAGGACATCCCGACCGAATTGCCCGCTGATGCCCCCGACGTGGTGGAGGTGCGCGGCGAGGTCTATATGGCGAAAAGCGACTTTCTGGCGCTGAACGCTCAGATGGAGGCCGAGGGCAAACAGACCTATGTCAACCCGCGCAATACGGCTGCCGGGTCGCTGCGCCAGTTGGATGCAAAAGTTACCGCCAGCCGCAAGCTGAAATTCTTCGCCTATGCCTGGGGGGAGATGAGCACCATGCCTTCAGATACCCAATCCGGCATGGTCGAGACCTTTAGACGCTGGGGCTTCCCGGTCAATCCGCTCACTCGTCGTCTGACGTCGGTCGAGGAGATCATCGCCCATTACCGCGACATCGGCCTTCAAAGAGCCGATCTGGATTACGATATCGATGGCGTGGTCTATAAGGTTGATCGGCTGGATTTGCAGGCGCGGCTCGGCTTCCGGTCCCGCTCGCCGCGTTGGGCGACAGCCCATAAATTCCCGGCGGAACAGGCCTTTACCAAGGTGGAGGCCATCGACATCCAGGTGGGCCGCACCGGCGCGCTGACGCCGGTGGCGCGGCTGGAGCCGATTACCGTTGGTGGCGTGGTCGTCACCAATGCCACCCTGCACAATGCCGATTACATCGAGGGTATCGGCAATGGCGGCGAGCGTATCCGCCCGGAGGGCCACGACATTCGCATCGGCGATACTGTCATCGTCCAGCGGGCCGGTGACGTCATTCCGCAGGTGCTGGATGTGGTGCTGGAAAAGCGCCCTGAGACCTCGGCAAAGTACGAATTTCCGAAAACCTGCCCGGTTTGCGGCAGCCATGCGGTGCGCGAGAAGAACGACAAGACCGGCAAGCTGGATTCCGTGACCCGCTGCACGGGCGGTTTCGTCTGCTCGGCGCAGGCCAAGGAGCACATCAAGCACTTCGTCTCCCGCAATGCCTTCGACATTGAAGGGCTGGGTACCAAGCAGGTGGATTTCTTCTTCGACAGTGAAGACCCAGCGTTGATGATCCGCACCGCGCCGGATATTTTCACCCTCAAACAGCGGCAGGAAGCCTCTTCGCTGACCCGACTTGAAAATATCGACGGTTTTGGCCGGGTCAGCGTGCGCAAATTGTTCGATGCCATCGACGCGCGCCGCGAGATTGCCCTCAACCGCTTCATCTTCGCGCTTGGCATCCGCCATGTCGGTGAAACCACCGCCAAGCTGCTGGCCCGCTCCTATGGCTCTTACGCGACGTTTGCCGAGGCCATGCAGGAGGCCGCGCCGAAATTCGGCGAGGCTTGGAATGAGTTGAACAGCATCGATGGCATCGGCGAAGTGGTCGCCGCCTCCATGGTTGAATTCTTCAAGGAACCCCGCAATCTCGAAGTTGTCTCCCGCTTGTTGAAGGAAGTGACTCCACGGGATGCGGAGGCTGTTACGGCAAGCAATAGCCCGGTAACTGGGAAAACCGTGGTCTTTACCGGTTCACTGGAGCGCTTTACCCGTGATGAGGCCAAGGCCAGGGCCGAAAGCCTCGGTGCCAAGGTGGCTGGATCGGTCTCGAAAAAGACCGATTATCTGGTGGCTGGCCCTGGCGCCGGCTCCAAGCTGGACAAGGCCCGTGAGGTGGGCGTGACTGTCATGACCGAGGATGAGTGGCTGGCGTTGATTGGCGGGTAA
- a CDS encoding helix-turn-helix domain-containing GNAT family N-acetyltransferase: MMQDHSQVEAIRASSRQLVRELGFMGGDFAGTDLPPSAVHALIEIDACPDITARDLGHRLRLEKSSVSRMLRRLISSGDLLEEVDKDDSRIKRLRLSENGQKRTETIHAFARHQVSNALNRLRPHENLMVLDGLRLYVQALANRGDATAPEIEIAQGYRPGLIARITQMHALYYARLAGFGLHFECVVATGLADFCTRLGNSKNSIWLAMRAGEIVGSIAIDGEDLGARTAHLRWFIIDDGMRGGGVGRQLLSAALAFADEKGFEETHLWTFSGLTAARHLYESHGFVCVEERTGNQWGSEVLEQRFVRAPQL, encoded by the coding sequence ATGATGCAAGACCATTCACAAGTCGAAGCTATCCGAGCCTCATCACGCCAGTTGGTCCGTGAACTCGGCTTTATGGGGGGAGATTTTGCTGGAACGGATCTTCCGCCCTCGGCGGTGCATGCCTTGATCGAGATCGATGCGTGTCCTGATATCACCGCCCGCGACCTCGGGCATCGTCTTCGCCTTGAGAAGTCAAGCGTCAGCCGGATGCTCCGCAGGCTCATTTCATCGGGCGATCTGTTGGAAGAGGTGGATAAAGACGATTCCCGGATCAAGCGGTTGCGCTTGAGCGAGAATGGGCAGAAGCGAACCGAAACCATTCATGCGTTTGCGCGCCATCAGGTTTCAAATGCATTGAACCGATTGAGACCCCACGAAAATCTCATGGTTCTTGATGGGCTTCGCCTGTATGTTCAGGCTCTTGCCAATCGGGGCGACGCGACCGCACCCGAAATTGAAATTGCCCAAGGCTACAGACCGGGTCTCATTGCCCGTATCACGCAAATGCATGCGCTCTACTATGCACGATTGGCAGGCTTCGGACTCCATTTCGAATGCGTTGTCGCAACTGGCCTCGCCGACTTTTGCACTCGTCTGGGAAACTCGAAAAATTCCATCTGGCTTGCCATGCGAGCGGGTGAAATCGTCGGCTCCATCGCAATCGATGGCGAGGACCTGGGAGCCAGGACAGCCCATCTGCGATGGTTCATCATCGATGACGGCATGCGCGGTGGAGGTGTCGGGCGTCAATTGCTCTCCGCCGCCCTCGCCTTTGCGGATGAGAAAGGTTTTGAAGAAACGCATCTATGGACGTTCAGCGGCCTGACGGCGGCGCGGCATCTGTACGAAAGCCACGGTTTTGTTTGCGTCGAGGAGCGCACCGGCAATCAGTGGGGAAGCGAAGTGCTGGAGCAGAGATTTGTCAGAGCCCCGCAGTTGTAG
- a CDS encoding FAD-dependent oxidoreductase — MSYSISRRTLLRGMTALAGSFAAPSLITGFSTAQAAYRTSKPNLPTGFGKGKSVAILGAGVAGLTAALTLARSGFSVQVFEADNRYGGRSLTVRPTNEHYKSWWFKNYPGTQEFSEMYVDRYQETADSPAPDLQICQFMDDAWAAKKYAGNPVELYLNAGPGRIPSNHVNLIALCQEIGVSLEPYFFQSMSNLMQSKDFNNGAPVSFAQVTFSLYSEMAAMMYKVTKEGVLLQGETNAVTRDKLKDLYRVFGDLTGTGEIQTTTRLGFSHLPGGWRDAPKTRNAIGLEKILDSGFVGDPTANPELTPGSFLFNSFNTDWQPTLMQPVGGMDRIWQQLLLQDVPTTALWKKGSKPRHPKVGHLVLLKTKASKIASAGEKVVVTYETAGRKAEQAQFDFCISTMAPSLLNTIIGDYPVPPDFRKGLEAFSKTGNWNDKTPNLWTPAIKVGWQGKDRFWETDSEIYGGISWTTDIIGQIWYPSEDFTAHTGVLTGAYNRGPLAVDYAKLNNTQRVETARQGLGLLHPGKTDQVYRGVSIAWQYMPHQVGGWASDTATTDEKAYQQITTFEKNGRFFCAGDTWSYLPGWQEGSVTSAYCAVNAIARTMDPAKYSDCACFQ; from the coding sequence ATGTCTTACTCGATTTCCCGCCGCACGCTGCTGCGCGGCATGACAGCCCTGGCCGGTTCTTTTGCGGCTCCGTCTCTCATCACCGGTTTCAGCACTGCCCAAGCTGCCTACCGGACCAGCAAGCCCAATCTGCCGACCGGTTTCGGCAAAGGCAAAAGCGTCGCCATCCTCGGTGCCGGTGTTGCCGGGTTAACGGCTGCCTTGACGCTGGCCCGAAGCGGCTTTTCCGTTCAGGTCTTCGAGGCCGACAACCGCTATGGCGGCCGCAGCCTGACCGTTCGGCCGACGAACGAGCACTACAAGAGCTGGTGGTTCAAGAACTATCCTGGCACCCAGGAATTTTCCGAGATGTATGTGGACCGCTATCAGGAGACAGCGGACAGCCCGGCACCTGACCTGCAAATCTGCCAGTTCATGGACGACGCCTGGGCCGCGAAAAAATATGCTGGCAACCCTGTCGAGCTATACCTGAATGCAGGTCCGGGCCGCATTCCCTCAAACCATGTCAATCTTATCGCGCTATGCCAGGAAATCGGCGTGTCGCTGGAGCCTTACTTCTTCCAGTCGATGTCCAACCTGATGCAAAGCAAAGATTTCAACAACGGTGCGCCGGTATCCTTCGCCCAGGTCACATTCAGCCTCTATAGTGAAATGGCGGCGATGATGTACAAGGTGACGAAAGAAGGCGTGCTTTTGCAGGGCGAGACCAATGCCGTGACCCGCGATAAGCTCAAGGATCTCTACCGGGTTTTCGGCGACCTGACAGGCACCGGCGAGATCCAGACAACGACCCGGCTCGGCTTCAGCCATCTGCCCGGCGGCTGGCGCGATGCGCCAAAGACGCGGAATGCCATCGGGCTCGAAAAAATCCTCGATTCGGGCTTCGTTGGCGACCCCACGGCCAATCCGGAATTGACGCCCGGCTCCTTCCTGTTCAACAGTTTCAACACGGATTGGCAGCCAACCTTGATGCAGCCGGTTGGCGGCATGGACCGGATCTGGCAGCAATTGCTGCTTCAGGATGTTCCGACCACGGCCCTATGGAAAAAGGGCAGCAAACCTCGGCACCCCAAAGTTGGCCATCTGGTGCTGCTCAAGACCAAAGCGTCGAAGATCGCCTCCGCTGGGGAAAAAGTGGTCGTGACCTATGAAACGGCTGGCCGGAAAGCAGAACAGGCGCAGTTCGATTTCTGCATTTCCACCATGGCGCCTTCCCTGCTCAACACCATCATTGGCGATTACCCGGTCCCGCCCGACTTCCGCAAAGGCCTCGAAGCTTTTTCCAAGACCGGAAACTGGAATGATAAGACCCCCAATCTCTGGACGCCCGCTATCAAGGTCGGCTGGCAGGGCAAGGATCGTTTCTGGGAAACCGACAGTGAGATCTATGGCGGTATTTCCTGGACAACGGATATTATCGGCCAGATCTGGTATCCTTCCGAGGATTTCACCGCCCATACCGGCGTGCTGACCGGTGCCTATAACCGTGGACCGCTGGCGGTAGACTACGCAAAACTGAACAATACCCAGCGCGTCGAAACCGCCCGCCAGGGGCTTGGCCTGCTGCATCCGGGAAAGACCGACCAGGTCTATCGCGGCGTCTCCATTGCCTGGCAATATATGCCACACCAGGTCGGCGGCTGGGCTTCCGATACGGCGACGACAGACGAAAAAGCCTATCAACAGATCACCACCTTCGAGAAGAACGGCCGCTTCTTCTGCGCGGGCGATACTTGGAGCTACCTGCCCGGCTGGCAGGAAGGCTCCGTCACGTCAGCCTATTGCGCCGTCAACGCCATCGCCCGGACCATGGACCCGGCCAAATACAGTGATTGCGCCTGCTTCCAATAA